TGTTTCAGAAAGCTAACCATGTCCTTTTCTTAACATACCAGATGTGTTTAGCTATAAACATCAACCAGCGCACGTGCACACCCCCTGCTATAGGAACAAAGAGAGTGAAATAGTGAATGGGCCTCTCAAGTGTGGTGCGGTTGTGGGAAGAGTGGCAGCTGCGCATCCTTGTCTTGGGCAGCCTCTGCATCCTGTGCTTCCTTGCAGCATTTGCCAGTGCTCGTAAGTCACATATTCGGCCTCTATTCAGATTTTCCATCTGGTTGTCATACCTAGGCAGTGATGCTTTGGCAATATACGCCCTCGCAACGCTTttcaaccgccaaaggaagcTGCAGCACAGTTCTGCGGTTAGTACTAGTCATGACCTAGAGGTGTTATGGACATCCGTTCTGCTAATGCACCTTGGAGGACAGGTTACCATTACGGCATACAACATTGAAGACAACGAACTTTGGAAACGGCACGTTTTGACAACAATATCCCAGGTCAGGCTCCGACTCCAATATCATAATAAATCCGTCATAGGGGTTTGGTTTTGTGCTATGCATTAACTAATTCATATAGTTAAAATAGTTGTGCCATAATTTTCATTTTTGTTTTCGCATTATTTGTGTAAACATCATCCGTACAAATGTATATAGCTCTGATATGTTTTTTGGGGCTCCACTTGGCTCTTACCTCATCAGGTCACAGTGGCTATCTATGTGTTCTGTAAGTCATGGTCTCCCTCGTCTGATATGAGGTTACTTGCGACAGCAATCCTGGTTTTCGTTCCTGGGGTTTTCAAATGTTTTGAGAAGCCCTTGGCTCTCAAATGTGCTAGCTTTGATGGCCTAGTTAGCTCTTGGTTTCCCGACAATAGCAGGACTACATCCACAAACAGAGAACTCGAGCTTGAAGAATACGTACAAAAAGCCAGGGATTCTGTTAAGCGCAACAAAATTCCTGCAGAATTAGAGTATCACGTGAAACCTCGCCCAAGATTCTTCAAAAAGAAACGCCTCCGTGTAGTGCCTGATAAGCTTTTTACAGATGTCATGTATCCCTATTCAGACCGTTTAGCTAACTTGAACTCCTTCTGGTCGCtccctgatgaacgagcttacATGGCACTAAGGGATGGGCTCTCGATTCTCTTTGATCTTGTTTACATGAAGGATTTGAGTACCAAATCAGTTTACAAGTCTTATTACTATTGTGCTTATTGCACACGGGTGTCTAGTATCATACTGCCAATCGTGGCCATTGGTCTCTTTCACAGTAGCCATAAAAAGGTTTATAGGGGCAGCGATGTTATTGTCACATATGTACTATTGTACATCACATTTTTCATAGAGATCTTCTCACTCATCAGACTTTCATCAAAATTTAGTTGGGGCTGGCCTGAAACGGTTCACCAGCATAGTCTTGTCAGATTCTTTGCCCGCAACAAGAGGCACACCTGGTTGATGAGCATCATGGGATGCTTACAGCTGAAAAACTTTCTTAACAAATACTGGTGTACCTGCAGCTCAGCTAGAGCCATTACAAACTTAGTTTGTGGTCATGTCAAAGATGGATGGCTGTATTACATATTGGATGCTGAGAGTTACAGGGCATTCAGCGACAGCAGGGGCCATTGGACACTAAAGGAGAAGGGATGTGGGCAACTCATCAGTGAGAGCATAGAGAAGCCATTTGATGAAAGCATCCTTCTGTGGCACGTGGCAACCGATTTTTGCTTTCATAGTAAGGGTGCGTCTCCTGATCAAGAATGTGCTAGCCGGGGCAGAGAAATCTCCAACTACATGATGCATCTACTGTTTGCTAACCCAGATATGTTAATGCCTGGCAGCAGAACGAACCTGTTCACAGCTGCCTACAAAGAAATAGAGGACCTCCTGCATGGTGAAGATCTGCCTCTAGGGGACGAGAAGGAACTTGCACAGAAGATAACTGATAAGGTTGCTTCAAGTTCCAGTTCCAGAGAAGGCTTTATTCATGACGCCTGGGTTCTTTCTCAAGAGCTGATGCGATTAGGAGATGAGCAGAGGATGTGGGAGGTGATAGAAGCTGTGTGGGTGGAGATGATCTGCTTTTCTGCTGGTAGATGCAGGGGTTTCCTGCACGCCAAAAGCCTTGGCTCAGGCGGGGAGTACCTCTCCTTCATCTGGCTCCTGATGTCGCACGTAGGATTGGAGACATTTGCAGAGAGGCAGCAGAGGGTGCAGCTTCGGCTTCCGAAAGAGGAGAGAGTGAAAATTGCAATGCAaagtgtcggtaccctgtagcagggatacccactcttactgcagcaaggcaggacccgcgtagttatccgtaactacgcgtaaggacggagtagccaggccccaccggtcaggctctttcctcaccaggccaacggccccggacccgttccccgcctggggatgggtccggagacgccacgtgtctctaaggaagggaagctccgagctgacagccgaggcctcggacccccccataggggtccgggacctcctgcgccatccggacccccctttACCGTCCTTTACCGTGTGGGGGTCcagagccgccacgtgccccggaggcacgggcgcgggctcgtgcgcgagtcctccgcaaggagactcgcccacccaccgcatttaatgcgaatggttgaggcatgctctgtcgccgcggcacgcgggacagc
The Panicum virgatum strain AP13 chromosome 6N, P.virgatum_v5, whole genome shotgun sequence genome window above contains:
- the LOC120679353 gene encoding uncharacterized protein LOC120679353; translated protein: MGLSSVVRLWEEWQLRILVLGSLCILCFLAAFASARKSHIRPLFRFSIWLSYLGSDALAIYALATLFNRQRKLQHSSAVSTSHDLEVLWTSVLLMHLGGQVTITAYNIEDNELWKRHVLTTISQVTVAIYVFCKSWSPSSDMRLLATAILVFVPGVFKCFEKPLALKCASFDGLVSSWFPDNSRTTSTNRELELEEYVQKARDSVKRNKIPAELEYHVKPRPRFFKKKRLRVVPDKLFTDVMYPYSDRLANLNSFWSLPDERAYMALRDGLSILFDLVYMKDLSTKSVYKSYYYCAYCTRVSSIILPIVAIGLFHSSHKKVYRGSDVIVTYVLLYITFFIEIFSLIRLSSKFSWGWPETVHQHSLVRFFARNKRHTWLMSIMGCLQLKNFLNKYWCTCSSARAITNLVCGHVKDGWLYYILDAESYRAFSDSRGHWTLKEKGCGQLISESIEKPFDESILLWHVATDFCFHSKGASPDQECASRGREISNYMMHLLFANPDMLMPGSRTNLFTAAYKEIEDLLHGEDLPLGDEKELAQKITDKVASSSSSREGFIHDAWVLSQELMRLGDEQRMWEVIEAVWVEMICFSAGRCRGFLHAKSLGSGGEYLSFIWLLMSHVGLETFAERQQRVQLRLPKEERVKIAMQRIQEAASNQATDASTAQGMVPVKEEENAATPAAASEADGTLKQEGNSATTSASQGKHPLYTSVYWIGMSSARLSSHQRPKYHLSKTQDVFLLCQPQILTRPWLS